The DNA window GTTCCACGCGCCCGATCAAGGGCGCGCTTTCGATGGCGATCGCCGCGGCGCAGCAAAAGAATTTAATCGGCATCATCGTGCCGGCCGAGAACGCCGCCGAAGCGGCCGTCGTGGCGAAGATCGCCGTGTACCCGATCTCGAGCCTCACGCAAGCCGCGGCGTTTCTCTCGAAGCAAATCGAGATCGAACCGACCCCGACGAACCTAGACCGCTGGTTCGATTCTTACGGCACCTACGACATCGACTACGCCGACGTGCGCGGACAAGAAACGGCGAAGCGCGCGATGATGATCGCCGCGGCCGGCGCGCATAATCTGTTGATGAGCGGCCCGCCCGGTTCGGGCAAGACGATGCTCTCGAAACGGCTGCCGACGATCTTGCCGGAGCTCACGCCCGACGAATCGATCGAGACGAGCCGGATCTATAGCGCGATGGGCTTGCTGCCCGTCGGCCAGCCGATCCTCGCGGTTCGGCCGTTTCGTAGCCCGCATCATACGATCAGCGATGCCGGCCTCGTCGGCGGTGGCTCGACCCCTTCGCCGGGAGAAATATCGCTCTCGAATCACGGCGTGTTATTTCTCGACGAGTTGCCGGAGTTTAATCGGCGTACGCTAGAAGTGTTGCGACAGCCGATGGAAGACGGCATCGTCACGATCAGTCGCGCGTTGAACAGCAGCACGTTCCCTGCGCACTTCATGCTCGTCGCGGCGCTGAACCCTTGCCCATGCGGCTACCGCAACGATGCCCGCAAGCGCTGCAACTGCTCGGGCCCGCAGGCCGAGCCCTATAAAAAGTTACGCTTTTTTTGCGGCCAAGACGCATTCTCCCTCGGTGCAATCGATGACGATTACGGGTCTTACCGTTTCGCATTGTGACAGTTTCCGTATGCCACCGAAGTCGCACCTCAGCACCAAGGCTATGCAGAACTTCGTTTACCACACGCGGTTCGACTAGTAGTTCTGGGGGGAGTTCGTCGCCAGGCTCTACTTGGAACGTCGCAACAACCTCCGGCAAGCAGTGTGACACCGGCATCCGTAACGCTCTTTTTATAAAGTCCGACCACCAAGCGCTCAGAGCCTCGAACTCCGCACGGTTAAATGCACTAGGCTGCGGCAAACTAGCGACTGATGCTTCAAGAGCCTCTAGTTCGTCACGCATCGTCGTAATGCGGCCATCTAGGCTTTGGCGAGTTCTTCGATCGCTGCAATCTAAGAGACTCTCTTCAGCGCGCCCGATACGGGCCAAAAGTTGCACGCGAGTCTGTTCCGCCGCGGCCTTCGATGCTTTGCGTCGATCGGATGCGAATACAAGCTCATCGGGTGGTTGAACGTAGAACCGCTCCAATTCGCGTATTTCTTCGCCGAGAAGCTTCAGAACCGTGGGCAAAATACGTTCCTCGCGAATCTCATAGGTTCCACATGTCCCAACTCCTGTCTTTGCTGGTGTGCTACAGCGATATACTCGATGAGGTCTACCAGTCGGCTGGCACCCGTACATAGGTTTGCCGCAATGATCGCATATCAATACGCCGCTCAATGGATAGCCGCCATCGCGTGGTCGTCGACTTCCCTTCATCATGAAAGAGGCAAATCGAGACTGAACTCGCTCGAATAGTTCCCGATCTACGAGCGCTTCATAATGGTTCAGGTGAGATATCGTTCCGTTGTCTGTTTCCTTCCACGGTGGCGAGTCGCTCGGTCGATTCGATGCGTCGACGATGTCGCCCTTACTATCGAGGATGAAGAATTGCCCGGATTTTCGGCGGTTGTATTGAAAATCCCCGACGTACGCCCGGCGGGACAGCAACTCCTTGATTGATGCTACGTGCCATTTGCCGCCGCGACGCCCGGGAGTTTTCTCGCGATTTAAGTCACTCGCAATCGCGTTCATGGAACGGAAACGGTTACCAAACTCGTCGAAAATTCGGCGAACAATCGCGACGTCGCTAGCATTGCCCGGCCGAATACCGCCGCAGCCGTCGTTCTCCATTCCGTAAGGAGCAATGCCGCCGCTTCGCTTCCCCTCCATCGCTCGATTGCGACGGCTAAGAGAAACTCGGCGGCTAAGTTGGCGGCAAAAATCGTTAGCCGACCAAACGCTGACTACGAATTTGATGATCTCTCCAATGTCATTGCCGGCTCCTCCTAAATGGAAGGTTCCCTGAGCCGCGCTTACGATAACCAGCACACCTGCTTGCTTAAGGGCCAACGCGTCTCCTTGGACTTCGGCTACGCTTGCGCGGCTAAATCGATCCATGTTGTCGACGACGATCGCTTCGATGTCCTTTTTTGAGGCGGCATCAGCGAGCATCTGACTGAATTCCGGTCGCGCTGCACCACGTTTCCATCCACTCTTACCAGGGTCAGCGTACCACCTAACGATCTTGTAGCCGTTCTCCTGTGCAAGCGACTCGATCTCGGTTCTTTGCTGTGAAATCGATTTCTCTTGGCGTTCGCGACCGTTGCTCGCTACGCCGCTGGTTGACTTTCGAAGGTATCCAGCCGCGGGTACTTTTCGTTCCATTTGATTTCCTCAGTAAGTCATCGCGATGCGGTCGCTACCGCGCCGAAGACCGGCGGGTACTGCTGGCGTGAGTTTAGACAGGAACGCTCCGTTTTTGTTTACGCGCGGAATCGACTTCGGCAACTAACGGACGAGCTTTCAAGAGTCGGGACACCTGCATCGGCGACCACTCGCATCCTCGCCGAGTCTCGTGCCCCTCTTTAGTCAGATGCGTAGCGATCGCT is part of the Planctomycetia bacterium genome and encodes:
- a CDS encoding recombinase family protein; translation: MERKVPAAGYLRKSTSGVASNGRERQEKSISQQRTEIESLAQENGYKIVRWYADPGKSGWKRGAARPEFSQMLADAASKKDIEAIVVDNMDRFSRASVAEVQGDALALKQAGVLVIVSAAQGTFHLGGAGNDIGEIIKFVVSVWSANDFCRQLSRRVSLSRRNRAMEGKRSGGIAPYGMENDGCGGIRPGNASDVAIVRRIFDEFGNRFRSMNAIASDLNREKTPGRRGGKWHVASIKELLSRRAYVGDFQYNRRKSGQFFILDSKGDIVDASNRPSDSPPWKETDNGTISHLNHYEALVDRELFERVQSRFASFMMKGSRRPRDGGYPLSGVLICDHCGKPMYGCQPTGRPHRVYRCSTPAKTGVGTCGTYEIREERILPTVLKLLGEEIRELERFYVQPPDELVFASDRRKASKAAAEQTRVQLLARIGRAEESLLDCSDRRTRQSLDGRITTMRDELEALEASVASLPQPSAFNRAEFEALSAWWSDFIKRALRMPVSHCLPEVVATFQVEPGDELPPELLVEPRVVNEVLHSLGAEVRLRWHTETVTMRNGKTRNRHRLHRGRMRLGRKKSVTFYRARPAGPSSCSACGHRCGSRMGKGSAPRRA